Proteins found in one Anopheles aquasalis chromosome 3, idAnoAquaMG_Q_19, whole genome shotgun sequence genomic segment:
- the LOC126578735 gene encoding MD-2-related lipid-recognition protein-like: MKSCYYRVLFSCALVALSLQSVAAEVINFRQCPGEAKCAITDVSITPCPEAAEGRACVVYSGSNVTISFDFTPAFSSNELTADVYWTQPAIDLPFIGMDPAACKYTACPVTKDTKQNYTYDLNIKKSYPARQYDVKWKLVGENAGDECCFILQINITKKKKRT; this comes from the exons ATGAAGTCGTGCTACTATCGAGTGCTTTTCAGCTGTGCCCTTGTGGCACTCTCCCTCCAGAGTGTGGCCGCCGAGGTGATTAACTTCCGGCAGTGTCCCGGTGAAG CGAAATGTGCCATTACCGATGTCTCGATCACACCGTGTCCGGAAGCGGCCGAAGGTCGTGCCTGTGTCGTGTATTCTGGTTCCAATGTAACCATCTCGTTTGACTTTACACCCG CGTTCTCCTCCAACGAGCTGACGGCGGATGTGTACTGGACCCAGCCAGCCATAGATTTGCCGTTCATTGGGATGGATCCGGCCGCCTGCAAGTACACCGCCTGTCCGGTTACCAAGGACACCAAGCAGAACTACACCTACGATTTGAACATCAAAAAGTCGTACCCAGCG CGACAATACGATGTCAAGTGGAAGCTGGTCGGTGAGAACGCTGGCGACGAGTGTTGTTTTATCTTGCAGATCAACAtcaccaagaagaagaagcgcaccTAG
- the LOC126578732 gene encoding homeobox protein prospero-like, producing the protein MNPPYRMPPQPLGGAYGMQQQQQQPHQQQQHDHHSSSIPGTASTEVHVLNTPLRTHSSKFPIERELILSSNKNSSKIPLMQDNRNTSIPALLNRSSSSAIGPDLPVKQTQAWNQPPMDGMHSGMSSSNPRTIVRFPEDGTPLGDGSSREKDTVKKSVTKTYHTLKDLISSKFKKDGNDQGDELNNVASMLHQSNVTDQSMALASQQQGSGGGNQTASYLYSSASDNNLLQAQSNLNVWPSPGSQTNSPLYYHKKFTDPATDSYSADGVLLNGGGVGGGGGMRGSKALSQPQLNLGELPNARANNTHSNVISMMPPGPGPVDGTDSDDGGFRQHSSSRANLSIPNSGSGRQTQQSYVQNYRHNHSQQQQQQQQHMSSYHQALQNAKQRSAVLEGSSAAIQVQSYNTHTTVMVGEQSGSHHHHHHHHHGAPAEQGTHQKHTISVDINNVASSQASHHPGQQHQDGYDAGHYDKNGNHSSNVDSGRGSSSMATHAAGEMAMDKSKSKSDNEWIDVVDVELRSILEPGMKSMNIRPESTMSESASSMSPPLPPLSPHEPGMYSSNIVHNNHSTSHANNTSTTNNNHSSQANNTQSKTNAKLQKQEYGTDTYNRASKNPQPIGPSKGQPSPNTIQNYMNHLKLSSNKKHEQNALKKHLFGLDTDAASVTNTTRSLDLESLLGGPWDGAQSVSESETDGGLQQIRNQLEGLESMYTEVLKMLGNRMATNESALRANRRRRHGSMSSLPSSSISGRPIRDRRRIDERRKVRDIKGINKRFQRLESHVVTLARSVAHLSSEIRSQHQVSQELEELRNDLALLRSQSMHNLPLNATGNGGNASAREPINLTNPKRVKKLTKFFGEDPPLMKLFLKKLGYEKYAPIFENERVGMIELPYLGEERLQKMGIPLGPRLRILQEAQISLCRDTTLCIV; encoded by the exons ATGAATCCACCGTACAGAATGCCTCCACAACCGCTCGGTGGTGCATAcggtatgcagcagcagcagcagcagccacaccaacagcagcagcatgatcatcATTCATCCAGCATACCGGGCACGGCCTCGACCGAAGTGCACGTGCTCAACACACCACTGCGAACACATTCCTCCAAGTTCCCG ATTGAACGAGAATTGATACTATCGTCGAACAAAAACTCCTCCAAAATCCCGCTAATGCAGGACAATCGCAATACTAGCATACCGGCTTTACTTAACCGCTCATCGAGTTCTGCCATCGGACCAGATCTTCCTGTGAAACAAACACAGGCATGG AATCAACCACCGATGGATGGGATGCACTCCGGGATGTCTAGTTCCAATCCGCGGACGATCGTACGATTCCCCGAGGATGGTACACCCCTCGGTGACGGTAGCTCTCGTGAGAAAGACACCGTCAAAAAGTCGGTCACTAAAACGTACCACACGCTGAAGGACCTCATCTCATCCAAGTTCAAAAAGGATGGCAACGATCAGGGTGACGAGCTGAACAATGTCGCTTCTATGCTGCATCAGTCGAACGTGACCGATCAGTCAATggcgctggccagccagcaacaaggGAGCGGCGGCGGTAATCAGACCGCATCGTACTTGTACAGTTCTGCCTCAGACAACAATCTGCTGCAGGCACAGTCGAACCTGAACGTGTGGCCTTCACCGGGTAGCCAGACCAACTCGCCGCTCTACTACCACAAGAAGTTTACCGATCCAGCTACCGACAGCTACAGTGCCGATGGGGTGCTtctgaatggtggtggagttggtggtggtggtggtatgcgTGGCTCGAAGGCCCTTTCGCAACCTCAGCTAAACCTTGGCGAGCTACCGAACGCACGAGCCAACAACACGCACTCGAACGTAATCAGTATGATGCCACCGGGCCCTGGTCCGGTCGATGGTACCGATAGCGACGATGGTGGCTTCCGGCAGCATAGTTCCAGCCGAGCGAACCTATCGATACCAAACAGTGGCTCGGGACGGCAAACACAACAATCGTATGTGCAGAACTATCGTCACAATCAtagtcaacagcagcagcagcaacagcagcacatgtCGTCTTATCACCAGGCGCTCCAGAATGCCAAACAACGGAGCGCGGTCCTGGAGGGCAGTTCGGCGGCCATTCAGGTGCAATCAtacaacacgcacaccacggtGATGGTTGGCGAGCAGTCGggatcacatcatcatcaccaccatcatcatcacggtgcgCCTGCGGAACAGGGAACACACCAGAAGCATACCATCTCGGTGGACATCAACAATGTGGCCTCCTCACAGGCCAGCCACCATCCAGGGCAACAGCATCAGGATGGTTACGATGCTGGTCACTACGACAAGAATGGAAACCACTCATCAAACGTGGATTCCGGAAGGGGCAGTTCCTCAATGGCCACTCATGCTGCCGGTGAGATGGCGATggataaaagcaaaagcaaatcgGACAATGAATGG ATTGACGTAGTTGATGTGGAGCTGCGCAGCATACTCGAACCGGGCATGAAATCGATGAACATTCGACCCGAAAGCACCATGTCCGAGAGTGCTTCCTCGATGtctccaccactgccaccgctcTCCCCTCACGAGCCAGGGATGTACAGTAGCAACATTGtccacaacaaccacagcacgAGCCACGCGAAcaacactagcaccaccaacaacaaccactcgAGTCAAgccaacaacacacagagcaAGACGAACGCGAAGCTGCAGAAGCAAGAGTATGGCACGGATACGTACAATCGGGCCAGCAAAAATCCACAACCGATCGGTCCTTCCAAGGGTCAACCCTCACCGAACACGATACAGAACTACATGAACCACCTGAAGCTGTCGAGCAATAAGAAGCACGAGCAGAATGCTCTCAAAAAGCATC TTTTTGGTCTAGATACGGATGCAGCATCCGTCACGAACACGACACGCTCGCTAGACCTCGAGTCGCTACTCGGTGGACCCTGGGATGGTGCACAGTCCGTGTCCGAGTCGGAGACGGACGGTGGATTGCAGCAGATCCGTAACCAGCTCGAAGGGCTCGAGTCCATGTACACCGAGGTGCTGAAGATGCTGGGCAATCGGATGGCCACGAATGAGTCGGCGTTGCGGGCGAATCGCCGTCGCCGACATGGCAGCATGTCATCGCTGCCCTCCAGCTCGATCAGCGGTCGACCGATCCGTGATCGGCGCCGTATCGACGAACGGCGTAAGGTGCGCGACATCAAGGGCATCAACAAGCGGTTCCAGCGGCTCGAATCGCACGTCGTCACGCTGGCCCGTAGCGTGGCGCACCTATCGTCGGAAATCCGTTCGCAACATCAAGTCTCCCAGGAGCTGGAAGAGCTCCGGAACGATCTGGCGTTGCTACGTTCGCAATCCATGCACAACCTACCGCTGAATGCGACGGGCAACGGGGGCAATGCGAGTGCCCGGGAACCGATCAACCTAACGAACCCGAAACGGGTGAAAAAGTTGACAAAGTTTTTCGGCGAAGATCCACCGCTGATGAAGCTGTTTCTCAAGAAGCTAGGTTATGAG AAATATGCGCCCATCTTTGAGAATGAACGCGTCGGGATGATTGAGCTGCCGTATCTGGGCGAGGAACGATTGCAGAAGATGGGCATCCCGTTGGGGCCACGACTGAGAATCCTGCAGGAGGCACAGATCTCGCTCTGCCGCGATACGACACTCTGCATCGTGTAA